One window of Alphaproteobacteria bacterium genomic DNA carries:
- a CDS encoding rhodanese-like domain-containing protein gives MAKIHNIDAYKLYKLLKAKQALLIDVREPAEYQSESIQGAHNLPLAEVTIDKIELLADTDKKLVFHCLSGKRSLMACNKLRNDDIEFDLYNLQGGISSWKNEKLSILTSARKILPLDRQVQLAIGLMIVFGLILNYFLNSIWLILPLIAGFGLINAAITGWCGLARLIAKMPWNK, from the coding sequence ATGGCAAAAATACATAATATAGATGCATATAAGTTGTATAAATTACTTAAAGCTAAGCAAGCTTTGTTAATAGATGTGAGGGAGCCGGCTGAATATCAGTCAGAATCTATTCAGGGTGCCCATAATTTGCCTTTAGCAGAAGTTACAATAGATAAAATTGAGCTATTAGCAGATACAGATAAAAAATTAGTTTTTCACTGCTTATCAGGTAAAAGATCTTTGATGGCCTGTAATAAATTACGAAATGATGATATTGAATTTGATCTTTATAATTTGCAAGGCGGAATCTCTAGTTGGAAAAATGAAAAATTATCAATCTTAACATCGGCAAGAAAAATCCTACCATTAGATAGGCAAGTACAACTAGCCATTGGTTTAATGATAGTTTTTGGTTTAATTTTAAATTACTTTTTAAATAGTATTTGGTTAATATTACCCTTGATAGCTGGTTTTGGCTTGATTAACGCTGCAATAACTGGTTGGTGTGGCCTAGCAAGATTGATAGCTAAAATGCCCTGGAATAAATAA